One region of Syntrophobacter fumaroxidans MPOB genomic DNA includes:
- a CDS encoding type II toxin-antitoxin system MqsA family antitoxin, with protein MEPTLSRYETCPTCGSTEIIFKRGHHHFLESGLENIHLSNADIWRCNACGEEIVSIPRSMELMKSIAESILLKPISLSGAEIRFFRKNLGMKIKEFSQLLGVDRVTVSRWENGHEKPSKSADRLIRLTYAVEAKVPEAVMEQLRRSLRKDIVDSEADCFVSLPLVS; from the coding sequence ATGGAGCCGACCTTGAGTCGTTATGAAACATGTCCCACTTGCGGAAGCACCGAGATCATTTTCAAGAGGGGGCATCACCATTTCCTTGAGAGCGGACTGGAGAACATCCACTTGAGCAATGCGGACATCTGGCGATGTAACGCTTGCGGAGAGGAGATTGTCTCAATCCCCCGTTCCATGGAACTCATGAAATCAATCGCCGAAAGCATTTTGCTAAAGCCCATCAGCCTGTCAGGGGCCGAAATACGATTCTTTCGAAAGAACCTTGGAATGAAGATCAAAGAGTTTTCTCAGTTACTCGGAGTAGATCGGGTCACGGTGTCCAGGTGGGAAAATGGGCACGAAAAACCATCGAAATCGGCAGACCGATTGATCCGCTTGACATACGCCGTCGAAGCGAAGGTGCCTGAAGCTGTTATGGAGCAATTGCGAAGGAGCCTCAGAAAAGACATTGTGGATTCCGAAGCGGACTGTTTTGTATCGCTTCCATTGGTATCATGA
- a CDS encoding DUF4258 domain-containing protein: MSEPLSSSEGITRIREIARCGDLQTTSHCRRRMIERNFHFQDLLSVLVNGEITDQPECDEKHDQFKYRVQGTTIDGDSAVAVTVILSLCSVLVVTIFDGADLESL; encoded by the coding sequence TTGAGTGAGCCGCTCAGTTCTTCGGAGGGGATTACTCGTATTCGGGAAATCGCCAGATGCGGTGATCTACAGACCACTTCGCACTGCCGAAGGAGGATGATCGAGAGGAATTTTCATTTTCAGGATCTCCTCTCAGTGCTGGTCAACGGAGAGATCACAGATCAACCTGAATGTGATGAGAAACACGACCAGTTCAAGTACAGGGTGCAGGGTACAACCATCGATGGAGACTCTGCCGTCGCCGTCACGGTCATCCTGAGTCTTTGTTCTGTTCTGGTCGTAACCATCTTTGATGGAGCCGACCTTGAGTCGTTATGA